The following coding sequences lie in one Oncorhynchus kisutch isolate 150728-3 linkage group LG27, Okis_V2, whole genome shotgun sequence genomic window:
- the LOC109871542 gene encoding tiggy-winkle hedgehog protein-like, producing MDMMLMSIRLALVGFICLSLVSAGFACGPGRGYGKRRHPKKLKPLAYKQFIPNVAEKTLGASGKYEGKITRNSERFKDLTPNYNPDIIFKDEENTNADRLMTQRCKDKLNSLAISVMNQWPGVKLRVTEGWDEDGHHFEESLHYEGRAVDITTSDRDKNKYGMLSRLAVEAGFDWVNYESKAHIHCSVKAENSVAAKSGGCFPGSASVLLEDGRSKLVKELEVGDKVLAADKEGHIVSSDFLMFMDRDPVTSREFYVFETEKPNRKLRLTPAHLVFVTNNVTDGDMTAVFASNVKPGQQVFVVDEALDHLKAVTVERIYVEEYEGSYAPVTSQGTIIVDHVLASCYAVIEDHKWAHWAFAPVRLGHALMSWTGLVKEREEIPQRDGIDWYSDILYHIGTLLLDRNSFHPLGMSQS from the exons ATGGACATGATGCTGATGTCGATAAGACTTGCGCTTGTGGGCTTCATCTGCCTGTCTTTAGTATCCGCTGGCTTCGCCTGTGGTCCAGGTAGGGGATATGGAAAAAGAAGACATCCGAAAAAACTGAAGCCTTTGGCTTACAAGCAGTTCATTCCCAACGTGGCAGAGAAGACCCTTGGGGCCAGTGGCAAATACGAAGGGAAGATCACAAGGAACTCTGAAAGATTTAAAGACCTGACACCAAACTACAATCCTGACATTATTTTCAAAGATGAGGAAAACACTAATGCTGACAGACTTATGACACAG AGATGTAAGGACAAACTGAACTCTTTGGCTATTTCAGTCATGAATCAGTGGCCGGGAGTGAAGCTGCGCGTGACAGAAGGCTGGGACGAGGATGGACACCATTTCGAGGAATCTTTACACTATGAAGGAAGGGCTGTGGATATCACCACCTCTGACAGAGATAAAAACAAGTATGGAATGTTATCCAGGCTCGCAGTGGAGGCGGGATTCGACTGGGTCAATTATGAATCCAAAGCCCATATTCATTGTTCTGTGAAAGCAG AAAATTCAGTTGCTGCAAAATCGGGTGGCTGCTTCCCAGGATCCGCCTCAGTTCTTCTCGAGGATGGTCGGAGCAAGCTGGTAAAGGAACTGGAGGTGGGCGACAAAGTGTTAGCTGCAGACAAAGAAGGACATATTGTATCTAGCGATTTCCTTATGTTCATGGACCGAGATCCAGTAACAAGTCGAGAATTTTATGTTTTTGAAACGGAGAAGCCCAACAGAAAGTTAAGACTGACGCCGGCACACCTGGTCTTCGTCACAAATAACGTTACGGATGGCGATATGACTGCAGTGTTTGCCAGTAATGTAAAACCTGGGCAACAGGTGTTTGTCGTGGACGAGGCACTAGACCACCTAAAGGCAGTGACCGTGGAAAGGATTTACGTGGAAGAATACGAGGGATCTTATGCACCAGTGACTTCACAAGGAACCATCATAGTTGACCATGTTTTGGCGAGCTGTTACGCGGTAATCGAGGACCACAAATGGGCGCACTGGGCCTTTGCACCAGTCCGGTTGGGTCACGCGTTGATGTCTTGGACAGGTCTAGTCAAAGAGCGCGAGGAAATCCCTCAGAGAGATGGAATAGACTGGTACTCAGACATTCTATACCACATAGGGACATTGCTGCTGGACAGAAACTCCTTTCATCCCCTTGGAATGTCACAAAGTTGA